The Microbacterium forte sequence CGACGAGCGCGAAGATCGCCAGCGCCACCCCACTGGTGAGCAGGAATTCGGGAGGCCCTGATACCTGTCGGGGGTCGAGGAAGTAATACGGGTACCACCCCACAGACGGCCCGCGCCACATCGTGACACCGCCCCACGCGAGCGGGAAGGTGAGCGCCGTCGGCACCACCCACCAGGGCACGCCGCGGTGCCCCGGTGTGAGCACCCAGGCGAGGGCGGTGCACGCAGGCAGCCAGAAATGCAGCACTTGATCAGACCATGGCACGTCGACGCGGATGCCGCGGAGCCCCGCCTGCCAGACGATCAGCGCGAAGGCGAGTCCTGCCGTGATCGTCCAGGTGAGCACGAGCGCCAGCGCGACCGTGAACCAGCGAGGATCCGTCGCCCGGATGAAGGCGAGCACCGCGCCGATCAGCAGCACGACCACGAGCGCGCAATTGGACTGGACCGTCAGGTACGCGAAGAAGTTCTCTCCCGCGATCGATCGGGAGCTCAGGCCCCAGAACAGCCGGTGCACGAGCGCGACGGTGCACACTGCGGCCGTGGCCAAGCGCAGCACGCCGAACGCCGATCGTGCCCTCACTCTCGCCTCGTGCCCCTTTCCGGCTGTGCGCATCGTCGTCCAGACGGCGCATCTCCCATCCGGCGAGTCTACGGAAGACGCGGCGAGCGGGGCTGCGACGAGCTGCGCACAGGAGACGGAAAAGTCGTCTGAATAGCGTGGAAGGAGGGATAGCCCCTGCTCCGCGCCTGGCGCGCGGTGTCCTGCCACGAAGGAACACCTCCTCATGACGAACACCACCGCCCCCTCCGCCGCCGCCTCGCTGGGACTCCTCGTCCTGCGCATCGTGGTCGGCGCCGTCTTCACCGCTCACGGGGCGCAGAAGATCTTCGAATACACGATCCCCGGCACGATCGGCAGCTTCGCGGGCATGGGGGTCCCCATGCCCGAGATCGCGGCACCGTTCGTCGCCTTCGTCGAGCTGATCGGCGGAATCCTGCTGGTCCTCGGCCTCTTCACCCGCCTGGCCGGCATCCTGCTCGCGATCGACATGGTCGTGGCGCTGGTCCTCGTGCACCTCGCCGCGGGACTCTGGGTCGGTGAAGGCGGATACGAGTTCGTCGCCGTGCTCGGTGCAGCCGCGCTGGCTCTCGCGCTCACGGGCGCTGGGCGCTTCTCGCTCGACGGCGCCTTCCTGTGCGGCCGGGTTCCCGCCTGGCTCAGCTGACGAGACGAGGGGGCGTTCCACGGGACGCCCCCTCGGCCGGTGTGTATCCTGTCAACAGTTAACAGGAGGTCACCGTGACACAGACGGTCAAGCGCGGAGAGTCCCTCGGCGCACAGGTGGCGCAGGTCCTGCGTCAGCGCATCGTCCGAGGCGAGCTCTCGCCCGGCGCGCGCATCACCGAAGAGGCGCTCGCCGAGGAGTTCTCGGTGAGCCGGGGGCCGATCCGCGACGCCCTCACCCAGCTCAGCTTCGAGAAGCTCGTCGAAGTGCAGCGTCCGCGCGGGGTGTACATCACGGGTCTCTCGCAGGACGACGTCGATCAGCTCTACAGTCTGCGCGGCGCTCTCGAGCAGCTCGCGCTCTCACGTGCCATGAGAGTCGACGACGACGCGCGCTGGGCGGCGATGGCGGCCGCCGTCGAGAGAATGGGGCAGGCCGCGGACGCGGGCGACCATGCGGCGTTCGTCGCAGCCGACCTCGAGTTCCATTCGGAGATCTACGTGCTGGCCGACCATCCGCGCCTGCAGGGTGCGTGGAGTCAGTATCTGCCGACCTTCGCGTCGCTTCTCGAGGTCACCATCAACCACGACGACGACCTTCACGAGTCCTCCGACGACCACATGAAGCTCATGGACGTGATGCGCTCAGGCACGCCCGAGGAGGCGGCGTCAGTGCTCACCGCGCACCTCGACGGCGCGCGCGATCGGATGCTCAGCGAACTGGCCGACCGGCCGGCCTGACTGCGGCTGCCGCCTGACAGCGGCTGCCGCGCGGCGCCAGGCGCCGGGCTCAGGCGTGCGGTGCGAGACGGCGTCGCAGCACCCAGGTGTTGCCGGTCGCATCGACGCTGTGCTCGAAGTCGTCGAGCACAGCCGTCGTGAGGGCCAGACCGCGTCCGCTCTCGCTGTCGACGCCGGGCATCGCCACCGCATCCCAGTCGATCCTGGCCGGATCAGCCGTGTCGACGAAGGTGGCGACGAGTTCATCGTCGGCCACCGCGATGTCGACCTCGACGGTGATGCCGGCATCCGGCTCGCCCTCGGCCTCGCCGTGCGCGGCGATGTTCGTGGACACCTCGCTGACCGCCAGCGCGAACAGCGTGCGGTCTTCCGGGGCCACGTGCGGAGACGCCTCCCACAGCGCGTCGAGGGCGTCGAGGACGTGCTCGACGAAGGCGGGCCCAGCGAGGCCGGCGACGTGCGCGGTGCGCCGGTCAGCGCCCATCGAACGCCGTCTCGGGCGTGGGGTGGTCGAGCAGGACGCGGTCGAGGTTGGTCAGGTGCAGCACCGTCCGAACCGCCTCGGGCACTGCTGCGATGCGCAGATCGCCGCCCGCGACCCTGGCGCTCTTGAGTCCGCCGACGAGAGCGCCGAGACCAGAGGAGTCGACGAACTGCAGGTCGGTCATGTCGATGACGATCCGGGAATCGCCTCCTGCCACGAGGTCGTTGACCGCTTTGCGCAGCAGAGGCGCTCCTGTCGCGGTGAGGCGGCCGGACAGGGCGATCACGGCGAAGCCGTCTCTGATGTCAGTTCTGAGATCCATGGTTCTCCTCCTCGAGGGTGCGGGCCGGTCCGCGGTAGCGGGCGGCTTGGATGATGACGCTGAGCACGACGAGGTCGTACAGCACCCACACCGTGTTGACGAGAGTGCCCGTCCCGTCGCCGGTGCCGATGATGACCCGGGTCACACCGATCACGAGAGCGATGCCGAGCACGACCATCGCCGTCAGCTGCGGCCAGATCTCCCGCCACGGCACCCCTCGTGGATCCCGTCCGTCCTTGCGCGTCACGGCGAATGTGAGCGGGCGGTGGAGCACGACGTTGGCGAACGCCGACCAGCAGGCGCGGATCCAGACAGGGAACAGCGCGAGCGAGTACTGCTGCCCCCTCCACGTTCGCAGCCCCTTGGCCACCACGAGGAACAGCACCTGGTTGACGAGGAAGTACGGGAGGAACCTCACGAAGAAGTCGACCGACCAGGCGGTGACCGGCAGCACGCCGAAGACGAGGTAGACGACCGGCGCCGTGAGGTAGACCACAGCGGCGAACCCGGACAGGTAGCTCCACATCGTGGCGAAGTACATCAGTCGCTGGCCGATCGACAGCCCGCGCTTGGCGAGCGGGTTGTCGCGCAGCATGACCTGCAGGGTGCCCTGCGCCCAGCGCAGTCGCTGCGTCAGCATCGTGCGCAGATCCTCGGGGGCGAGGCCCTTGGCGAGGATCTCGTGGTGATAGACGCTGCGCCAGCCGAGCGAGTGCAGCTGCATGGCCGTGGCCATGTCCTCGGTCACCGAGATCGTGGCGAGGGGGAGGATCGGCTGCGCCTCGTCGCCTCGGTCGAGTCGGAGCGCGTCGAGCAGTGCCCTGACCGCATCCAGCGCGTTGATGGGGGAGAGGTCGGAGTCGGCGAGTGCGGTGAGTCCCACCTCGTCGACGACGATCGCATCGAGCTGCGCGTCGTGTGCGATCGGCAGCGAGCCGAGCTCTGCGAGATCGGCTCGGATCCCCGCGAGGTCCTTCGCGACGAGGATCACCGACGCGTTGTGCACCGCGGCGAGCACGGCGTCCGCGACCTCCCTGACGGGGGCGCCGCCGGCGAGATCACGACGGCCCCGGCCGATCGCCACGTGCAGCGCGAAGAGCTCGCGACGGAGTTCGGGGTCGGACGCCGAGCGCATCTCCTTCTCGATCAGGGTCTCAGAGGTGCGCAGCGCGCGGGCCGCGGTGTCGGTCACCTCGCGCACGTAGCCGATGATGCCCAGCTGCATCAGGGCGTCGCGACGGAGCACCGCGTTGGATCCGCAGAAGAACGCGGCGTTCCAGCCGTCCTTGCCCTGCTGGATCGGGCCGTAGAACAGCGGAGCCTGGCTGCCGAGAGGGTCGGCCTCGTCGACGTTGACGAACCACTGCGGGGTCTGCACCACGGCGACCTCGGGATCGTCGGCGAAATACCCCAGGGTGCGGTGCAGGATCAGCGGGTCGGGTATCTGGTCGGCGTCGAGGATGAGGAGGAATTCACCGTCGGTCTCGAACAGCGCGCTGTTGAGGTTGCCCGCCTTGGCGTGGCGCGGCTTGCCCGTCCAGTCGTCGGAGCGGGTGAGGTAGCCGATGTCGGCCTCGCGAGCCGCCCGCTCGAGTTCGGGGCGGGCCCCGTCGTCGAGGATCCAGGTCGTGTGCGGGTAGGCGATCCCACGTGCGGCGCGGGCCGTCGTCATCACGAGCTCGATCGGCTCGTCGTAGGTGGTGATGAACACGTCGACCGTGCCCTGGGGTGGCGAGACGGGCGCCGGGCGCTCTTTCGCCCGCCACATCGTCAGGCAGAAGAGGAAGGTGTCGATCAGGCTGTAGGTCTCGGCGACCACGAGAGGCACAGCGATCCACCACGCCGACCAGTTGACCGATTCCAGCCACCGCCAGGCGACGTAGTTCACTCCCAGCAGCACCGAGAGAACAGCGATCACCCGGATCGCGGCGAAGCGAGCTGTCATGCGTCGCGCCTCACCACGACCACGGTGATGTCGTCGGTCGCCCTGTCGTCCGAGATGAGCCGGAGCGCCTCGCCGATCGCCCCGTCGGGGCCGAGGGTGTCGAGCACCCTGGCCACGTGGGCGAACGGGTCATCGGCGTCGAGCACGTCCAGCAGCCCGTCGCTGCAGCAGACGAACGCGTCACCGGGTTCGAGGCGGGTGCGCCGCGACTCCCGAGCGCCCTGGTCGGGCAGTGCGGCGCCCATTCCGAGGGGCAGCCCGGTCGAACGAAGGTGCTCCCACGAGCCGTCGCTGCGCAGGATGAACGCCAGGCTGTGACCGGCATCGATCACCTCCAGGTCGCCGGTCTCGGGCTGGAGCTCGGCATGGACGGCCGTGACGAACATCGTCGTCTCCGAGAGGTCCTCCTCGAGAAGGCGGTCGGCGTCGGCGATCGCTTCGGCGATGCTGCGTTCGGGTGCCGTGCGCAGCGATGCGCGCACTCCGGCCGCGACGATGGCGGGTCCCGTGCCCTTGCCCATCGCATCGGCGAGGGTGATGCGCAGAGCCCCGTCGTGGAGGCGCAGGTCGTAGAAGTCCCCTGCCAGGCGCCCGCGCGAGGCGCCGCCGCCCGCGACCGTGTATCCGGTGATCGTGGGGATGGACTGCGGGCGCAGGGCGCTCTGGATCAGGGTGGCCTGATCGAGTTCGACGTCGGAGGCGATCTCGCTCTGCACCCAGAAGGCGAGGTCGCGGAGCAGGCCGCGCTGCGCCTCCGAGAACGAGTGCGGTTCCGTGTCGAGCACGCACAGCGTGCCGACGGGCTCGCCGCCGGGTGCGTGGAGCGGGTGGCCGGCGTAGAACCGGAGGTGCGGGTCACCGACAACGAACGGGTTCGTGGCGAACGTCTCCGTCGCGCTGGCATCCTCGATCACGACCGTGCGGTCCTGGCCGACCGTGTAGTCGCAGAACGAATCCTGCCGCGGGGCCTCGTCGCCGCCGAGGCCGATCTCGGATTTGCGCCACTGGCGGTCGCCGTCGAGCAGAGAGACGCTCACCATCGGCACGCCGAACATCTGCTTCGCCAGGCGGGCCACGCGATCGACTCGTTCATCCCGGGGGGTGTCCAGGATCCCGAGTTCCTCCAGTGCCTGCTGTCTTCTGAGCTCGTCGAACATGCTCCGCCTCCCTCGTAGCTGCTCTCATACTGGCATCTTGGAGGGCGGTGCGGACAGTGAGCCTCGCGGGAGGCGCACAGGGCAAGAGTGTTGACTGTTAACAGTCAACACTGGTACGGTCGGGGAGTCGACAACAAGGTCGACCCACGTAGAGGAGCAAAGATGCCCCGCAAGCGCATCACCCGGGCGGCCGCCGCCCTCGCGGCCGTCGCCGCCACCGCTCTCGTCCTGTCGGCCTGCACGAAGGTCGAAGAGGGGGAGGAAGCGGCGTCGACCTTTCCGGAGAACGACATCCGCCTGATCATCCAGGCCAACCCCGGTGGGGGATCCGACCTGTCGTCCCGCGCCCTCGCGACCGAACTCGAGGGCATCCTCGGCGTCAGCGTGATCCCCGAGAACATGCCGGGCGCCGCAGGTGCGCTCGCCATGGAGTACGTCGGAGCGCAGGACCCCGACGGCTACGTCATCGGGTTCGCCCCGGTCGAGATCGCGATGCTCAACACCACGCAGAGCGCGAACGTCCTGCCCGAGGACTTCGACCTCCTGGGTCAGATCATGCTGGCTCCCGGTGTCGTCACGGTCGGCGCCAACAGCGGGATCGAGACGCTGGA is a genomic window containing:
- a CDS encoding Pr6Pr family membrane protein is translated as MRARSAFGVLRLATAAVCTVALVHRLFWGLSSRSIAGENFFAYLTVQSNCALVVVLLIGAVLAFIRATDPRWFTVALALVLTWTITAGLAFALIVWQAGLRGIRVDVPWSDQVLHFWLPACTALAWVLTPGHRGVPWWVVPTALTFPLAWGGVTMWRGPSVGWYPYYFLDPRQVSGPPEFLLTSGVALAIFALVATFIVLVSRMRRRGQERPEV
- a CDS encoding DoxX family protein yields the protein MTNTTAPSAAASLGLLVLRIVVGAVFTAHGAQKIFEYTIPGTIGSFAGMGVPMPEIAAPFVAFVELIGGILLVLGLFTRLAGILLAIDMVVALVLVHLAAGLWVGEGGYEFVAVLGAAALALALTGAGRFSLDGAFLCGRVPAWLS
- a CDS encoding GntR family transcriptional regulator — its product is MTQTVKRGESLGAQVAQVLRQRIVRGELSPGARITEEALAEEFSVSRGPIRDALTQLSFEKLVEVQRPRGVYITGLSQDDVDQLYSLRGALEQLALSRAMRVDDDARWAAMAAAVERMGQAADAGDHAAFVAADLEFHSEIYVLADHPRLQGAWSQYLPTFASLLEVTINHDDDLHESSDDHMKLMDVMRSGTPEEAASVLTAHLDGARDRMLSELADRPA
- a CDS encoding ATP-binding protein, giving the protein MGADRRTAHVAGLAGPAFVEHVLDALDALWEASPHVAPEDRTLFALAVSEVSTNIAAHGEAEGEPDAGITVEVDIAVADDELVATFVDTADPARIDWDAVAMPGVDSESGRGLALTTAVLDDFEHSVDATGNTWVLRRRLAPHA
- a CDS encoding STAS domain-containing protein — translated: MDLRTDIRDGFAVIALSGRLTATGAPLLRKAVNDLVAGGDSRIVIDMTDLQFVDSSGLGALVGGLKSARVAGGDLRIAAVPEAVRTVLHLTNLDRVLLDHPTPETAFDGR
- a CDS encoding glycosyltransferase family 2 protein is translated as MTARFAAIRVIAVLSVLLGVNYVAWRWLESVNWSAWWIAVPLVVAETYSLIDTFLFCLTMWRAKERPAPVSPPQGTVDVFITTYDEPIELVMTTARAARGIAYPHTTWILDDGARPELERAAREADIGYLTRSDDWTGKPRHAKAGNLNSALFETDGEFLLILDADQIPDPLILHRTLGYFADDPEVAVVQTPQWFVNVDEADPLGSQAPLFYGPIQQGKDGWNAAFFCGSNAVLRRDALMQLGIIGYVREVTDTAARALRTSETLIEKEMRSASDPELRRELFALHVAIGRGRRDLAGGAPVREVADAVLAAVHNASVILVAKDLAGIRADLAELGSLPIAHDAQLDAIVVDEVGLTALADSDLSPINALDAVRALLDALRLDRGDEAQPILPLATISVTEDMATAMQLHSLGWRSVYHHEILAKGLAPEDLRTMLTQRLRWAQGTLQVMLRDNPLAKRGLSIGQRLMYFATMWSYLSGFAAVVYLTAPVVYLVFGVLPVTAWSVDFFVRFLPYFLVNQVLFLVVAKGLRTWRGQQYSLALFPVWIRACWSAFANVVLHRPLTFAVTRKDGRDPRGVPWREIWPQLTAMVVLGIALVIGVTRVIIGTGDGTGTLVNTVWVLYDLVVLSVIIQAARYRGPARTLEEENHGSQN
- a CDS encoding PP2C family protein-serine/threonine phosphatase translates to MFDELRRQQALEELGILDTPRDERVDRVARLAKQMFGVPMVSVSLLDGDRQWRKSEIGLGGDEAPRQDSFCDYTVGQDRTVVIEDASATETFATNPFVVGDPHLRFYAGHPLHAPGGEPVGTLCVLDTEPHSFSEAQRGLLRDLAFWVQSEIASDVELDQATLIQSALRPQSIPTITGYTVAGGGASRGRLAGDFYDLRLHDGALRITLADAMGKGTGPAIVAAGVRASLRTAPERSIAEAIADADRLLEEDLSETTMFVTAVHAELQPETGDLEVIDAGHSLAFILRSDGSWEHLRSTGLPLGMGAALPDQGARESRRTRLEPGDAFVCCSDGLLDVLDADDPFAHVARVLDTLGPDGAIGEALRLISDDRATDDITVVVVRRDA